A window of Mytilus edulis chromosome 10, xbMytEdul2.2, whole genome shotgun sequence contains these coding sequences:
- the LOC139491804 gene encoding neuropeptide CCHamide-2 receptor-like yields MKLNNNSNALYQVSTQFDYYYHNSTNFSDYQPMDTVVDQQLMTVIVPIVFIWIMLIGVAGNGSLVYIVLREKALRTVPNALIVNLSVGDLLLLIFSAPFFTIVFGSQKYPFNEFVCKMNAYLQSLCLGVSIFTLTALSWDRYVAIVHPMNKHKGKPSVKIAIIVAVIWITSALIAISDAWSYTLIEGPGVAICFEVPPSIHGRKYLQARGISRFLLLFVIPLLVIGCFYVSMAKILVKSSREMPCETSVGSSMNRQQQRQVRDRIKVAKFVLSLVAMFVFCWLPRHIYVMWFAWDDGGITDFWMIFKIMSICLMYAYSCVNPYALFCLSRQFRKYYTFYLFRCCRRTRYRTNEFRRGSASMTIVKSNSDNI; encoded by the coding sequence ATGAAACTGAATAACAATTCAAACGCGCTATACCAAGTAAGTACTCAATTTGACTATTATTATCACAATTCTACAAACTTTTCTGACTACCAGCCAATGGACACTGTCGTTGACCAACAGCTGATGACAGTAATTGTTCCTATTGTTTTTATATGGATCATGTTGATTGGTGTTGCAGGGAACGGATCTCTGGTCTATATCGTCTTACGGGAAAAGGCTCTGCGAACTGTTCCGAATGCTTTGATAGTAAATCTTTCAGTTGGAGATTTATTGTTACTGATATTTTCGGCACCTTTCTTCACGATTGTTTTTGGAAGTCAGAAGTACCCGTTTAATGAGTTCGTATGTAAAATGAACGCTTATCTACAATCATTGTGTCTAGGAGTTTCTATATTTACACTAACTGCCCTCAGTTGGGACAGATACGTTGCAATAGTGCATCCTATGAATAAACACAAAGGGAAACCGAGTGTGAAAATAGCTATTATAGTTGCAGTCATTTGGATTACCTCGGCACTTATTGCTATATCAGATGCTTGGAGTTACACTTTAATAGAAGGACCCGGCGTGGCAATTTGTTTTGAAGTGCCACCGAGCATTCATGGAAGGAAGTATTTACAAGCTCGAGGCATATCGAGATTTCTTCTTCTTTTCGTGATTCCATTATTAGTTATAGGATGTTTTTATGTTTCCATGGCAAAAATCTTAGTAAAAAGCAGTCGAGAGATGCCGTGTGAGACATCAGTCGGATCGTCAATGAATCGACAACAACAGCGTCAAGTCAGAGACAGAATTAAGGTAGCTAAATTCGTACTATCGTTAGTTGCTATGTTTGTGTTTTGTTggttaccaaggcatatttacgTAATGTGGTTTGCTTGGGATGACGGTGGCATAACTGACTTTTGGATGATCTTCAAGATTATGAGTATATGTTTGATGTATGCATATTCATGTGTAAATCCGTATGCCCTCTTTTGCCTAAGCAGACAGTTCCGGAAATACTATACGTTCTACTTATTCCGCTGTTGTAGAAGAACTAGGTATCGAACGAACGAGTTCCGACGCGGGAGCGCATCTATGACCATTGTCAAATCGAATTCAGATAATATATGA